A genomic stretch from Natronomonas gomsonensis includes:
- a CDS encoding tyrosine-type recombinase/integrase, whose product MPREKKHEVLLDADVWDHKVFKNKHDCINQWLRRKDSTGASRRTLNSYSRTAAKFFHEHFPDTHPSDVVVGDIEQYVLIIDKRDVADNTKRRYVESLSSFYDWAMKRPRFDDITGNPAGVVLEELGRVRRERPDTATWEKGRSIIQNISDPRDKTAAVLMAKTGARTDEVLSLKEDDLMLEDGFVRFRDRKGGSNTVNPIDEETVQALTRLMAISSDDSDYLFTSIRGGRIDRERIRRSVRRAAVQAEVMEEEDEKRWHHKFVPHYYRTIFTSLMRNNGMPDHYTRYLRGDGDQEVMDLYTKIPRDEVREEYLKHIKPLNLYARTDGGGENHESVNTKSKLRQTKLDRL is encoded by the coding sequence ATGCCACGCGAAAAGAAACACGAAGTATTGCTGGACGCTGATGTCTGGGATCATAAAGTCTTCAAAAACAAGCACGACTGCATCAATCAGTGGCTTCGTCGGAAGGACTCCACCGGAGCGAGTAGACGGACTCTGAACTCCTATAGCCGTACCGCTGCGAAATTCTTCCACGAACACTTCCCGGACACTCATCCCTCAGATGTGGTCGTGGGGGATATCGAACAGTACGTCCTGATCATCGACAAGCGAGACGTAGCGGATAACACGAAGAGGAGATACGTCGAGTCCCTCTCCAGCTTCTATGACTGGGCGATGAAACGTCCAAGATTCGATGATATCACCGGCAATCCTGCTGGCGTCGTCTTAGAAGAGCTGGGCCGTGTACGTAGAGAAAGGCCTGATACGGCAACCTGGGAGAAGGGTAGGAGTATTATCCAGAATATCTCGGATCCACGGGATAAGACAGCAGCCGTACTGATGGCAAAGACTGGTGCTCGCACCGATGAAGTTCTCTCATTGAAGGAAGACGACTTGATGCTGGAGGATGGATTTGTCCGTTTCAGAGACCGGAAGGGAGGATCGAACACAGTCAATCCGATCGATGAAGAGACTGTGCAGGCCCTGACCCGGTTGATGGCGATCTCATCTGACGACTCAGATTATCTTTTCACGTCGATCAGAGGTGGCCGAATCGATCGGGAGAGAATCCGCCGTTCCGTTCGCCGTGCAGCTGTCCAGGCAGAAGTCATGGAAGAAGAAGACGAGAAACGATGGCACCACAAATTCGTTCCTCACTACTACAGGACGATCTTCACGAGCTTAATGAGGAACAACGGAATGCCCGACCACTACACCCGGTACCTGCGTGGAGACGGCGACCAAGAGGTCATGGACCTGTATACGAAGATTCCGCGTGACGAGGTCCGAGAAGAGTATCTGAAGCACATCAAACCCTTGAATCTGTACGCTAGAACTGACGGCGGAGGTGAGAATCACGAATCGGTGAACACGAAATCGAAGCTTCGACAGACCAAACTGGACAGATTGTAG
- a CDS encoding DUF6610 family protein, producing MTEGMKLGYLPGNREDSTYQLSDEHVNVDLPEGFMDNEYEDPDLERFLDKFQEREPQVAVIGDAYNAEQAREYQKVVEDLLEDYPRRRFIVVPKSEETFDLLDPETTTLGYANGNSQIQAEDLGPAKFRAWDVHILGGNPHEAYDAIEKLTQPTVDRRPPANVVGYDCNLPLRMAHWEYWTPDGWIDNGHLTPRETARRSYQEIKEFWQKKDLWPETEPVELYGEPTEEPEELIWMDEGGDPIGSIKDLEEAYVGHYEDRGKMAFRSEVEKKFIEYRENLTGI from the coding sequence GTGACTGAGGGAATGAAGCTTGGATATCTTCCGGGAAACCGTGAAGACAGCACCTACCAGTTGTCGGATGAGCACGTCAATGTCGATCTTCCTGAAGGCTTCATGGACAATGAATACGAAGACCCGGATCTGGAACGGTTTCTCGACAAATTTCAGGAACGGGAGCCGCAAGTCGCTGTGATCGGAGACGCCTACAACGCAGAACAGGCCAGAGAATACCAGAAAGTAGTCGAGGATCTTCTCGAAGACTATCCACGACGCCGATTTATCGTCGTTCCAAAATCTGAGGAAACGTTTGATCTCCTTGATCCAGAAACGACGACCCTCGGATACGCAAACGGGAACAGTCAGATTCAGGCAGAGGATTTGGGGCCTGCGAAGTTCCGTGCCTGGGACGTGCATATCTTAGGTGGCAACCCTCACGAAGCCTATGACGCCATAGAAAAACTGACTCAACCGACTGTAGACCGAAGGCCTCCTGCTAACGTCGTCGGTTACGATTGTAATCTACCGCTGCGGATGGCGCACTGGGAATACTGGACACCCGACGGGTGGATCGACAACGGACACTTGACGCCTCGAGAGACTGCCCGTCGCTCATACCAGGAGATCAAGGAGTTCTGGCAAAAGAAAGATCTGTGGCCGGAGACCGAGCCAGTTGAGTTGTACGGTGAACCAACTGAAGAACCGGAAGAACTGATCTGGATGGATGAGGGCGGAGACCCTATCGGTAGTATCAAAGATCTCGAGGAGGCCTATGTCGGGCATTACGAAGACAGGGGTAAGATGGCTTTTCGAAGCGAAGTCG